A window of the Oncorhynchus masou masou isolate Uvic2021 chromosome 13, UVic_Omas_1.1, whole genome shotgun sequence genome harbors these coding sequences:
- the LOC135553398 gene encoding protocadherin-16 — MKTEAKGLGRSVSRSLQDEGRWSRGVLLLAYIVLELITVHSSTVLGNLELQLDEEQPAGTIVGDISAGLPPGVTASLYFISDHEGTGVGSDLDIDESTGIIKTAKVLDHELRDRYNFIAVTMTGLTIEVTITVNDINDHAPTFPRRRVAFKIPEMTAVGTRFPLEPAVDGDKGQLTTQGYLIKDGNPGQAFLLETRRGSNQVLYLDLVVNTLLDSESRPSYTLSLEAFDGGSPKRTGQMVLDVMVQDINDNAPVFNQSRYHAIISENLLPGSNILQVFASDADQGDNGLVLYEINRRQSDPEHYFIIDSRTGVITLNKPLDFEMRRVHELVVQARDNATQPEVTNAFATIHVRDYNDNQPTMTIIFLSEDGSPQISEGAQPGQYVARISVTDPDYGEYANVNVSLEGGDGKFALTTKDNIIYLMCVDQILDREERDTYELRVMATDAGTPPLRAESSFTIQVTDVNDNPPLFDQQEYRQAIPEVVFPGSFVLQVTARDNDQGPNGDITYSLLQDGQAGQDENQAQWFTIDPVTGIITTLSQLDYESQPRPSVTVVATDGGRPSLSSTALVHVVLQDINDNEPVFGSNFYNVSIKENTAAGSCILQVSKVTETV, encoded by the exons ATGAAGACCGAGGCCAAGGGTTTGGGGCGGTCTGTGTCAAGGTCGCTGCAGGATGAGGGCCGGTGGAGCCGAGGGGTCCTGCTGCTGGCCTACATAGTCCTGGAGCTGATCACCGTCCACTCCTCCACCGTCCTGGGGAACCTGGAGCTCCAGCTGGACGAGGAACAGCCAGCCGGGACCATCGTAGGGGACATCAGCGCTGGGTTACCGCCTGGCGTCACCGCAAGTCTTTACTTCATATCAGACCACGAGGGCACCGGGGTGGGGAGTGACCTAGACATAGATGAGAGCACGGGCATCATCAAGACAGCCAAGGTGTTGGACCATGAGCTGAGGGACCGGTACAACTTCATTGCCGTGACTATGACGGGCTTGACCATTGAAGTGACAATCACGGTGAATGACATCAATGACCACGCTCCCACGTTCCCCCGGAGGAGAGTGGCGTTCAAGATCCCGGAGATGACGGCAGTGGGAACCAGGTTCCCCCTAGAGCCGGCGGTGGATGGGGACAAGGGCCAACTGACTACCCAGGGATACCTCATCAAAGACGGGAACCCCGGCCAGGCTTTCCTCCTGGAGACCCGGAGAGGATCAAACCAGGTTCTCTATCTGGATCTGGTGGTCAACACTCTTCTGGACAGTGAGAGCAGACCGTCCTATACTTTATCCCTGGAGGCGTTCGATGGAGGCTCCCCTAAGAGGACTGGTCAGATGGTGCTAGATGTGATGGTTCAGGATATCAACGACAACGCTCCAGTCTTCAACCAGAGTCGATACCATGCCATTATCTCAGAGAATCTGCTGCCGGGCAGCAACATTCTCCAAGTCTTTGCCTCTGACGCTGACCAGGGAGACAACGGCCTTGTTCTCTATGAGATCAACCGCAGGCAGAGTGACCCAGAGCACTACTTCATAATCGACTCTCGTACTGGTGTCATCACGCTCAACAAGCCGCTGGACTTTGAGATGCGGAGGGTCCACGAGCTTGTGGTCCAGGCGAGGGATAACGCCACGCAGCCCGAGGTTACCAACGCCTTCGCCACAATCCACGTCCGGGACTACAATGACAACCAGCCCACCATGACCATCATCTTCCTCAGCGAAGACGGCTCCCCACAGATCTCCGAGGGCGCCCAGCCTGGCCAGTATGTCGCACGCATCTCCGTCACAGACCCGGACTACGGAGAATACGCCAATGTCAACGTCTCCTTGGAAGGAGGGGACGGGAAGTTTGCCCTGACCACCAAGGACAACATAATCTACCTGATGTGTGTGGACCAGATCCTGGACCGAGAGGAGAGGGACACATACGAACTCAGGGTGATGGCTACAGACGCAggcacccctcctctcagggctgAGTCCTCCTTTACGATACAAGTAACTGACGTTAACGACAACCCTCCTCTGTTTGATCAGCAGGAGTACAGGCAGGCAATACCTGAGGTGGTGTTCCCAGGGAGCTTCGTGTTGCAGGTCACGGCGAGAGACAATGACCAGGGGCCCAATGGAGACATCACATACAGCCTCCTCCAGGATGGCCAGGCTGGCCAGGATGAGAACCAGGCCCAGTGGTTCACCATCGACCCAGTAACAGGGATCATCACCACGCTCTCCCAGCTGGATTACGAGTCGCAGCCCAGGCCAAGTGTGACCGTGGTGGCTACAGATGGAGGGAGGCCTTCCCTGTCCTCCACAGCTCTGGTCCATGTGGTACTACAAGATATTAACGACAACGAACCTGTGTTCGGTAGCAACTTCTACAACGTATCCATCAAGGAGAACACTGCTGCTGGGTCCTGCATCCTACAG GTTTCCAAGGTAACTGAGACAGTGTAA